The sequence AGGCTGTAAATGTATACCCATCAGTACTAAGGGCAAAGTGTACTGTTTCGTCAGTAATTTCATTTCCTGTAAAGTAAATAAAAAGATAAGCCTCTTCATTTAGTTCTTTATTTTGAGTACAATTAGATAGTAAACTACTTATGAATACCGCACTTAAGAACAAGCTGCTTTTTATAAATTTGTCTATCATCTTTTCTTTAATTATTAAATATGTTGGTTTATTTAAAAGCAGATAGAGTGAAAAACTAAGACAATAATTTATGCAATTACCTTAATTTTTCACTCTATCGTTTTCTCAAAATTGACCTGTATAAAGTAGTTATAAGCTACTGAAAGAGGAAGTAGCATACACCAAGCGTATACTTTCTATATTTATCTGACAGTGTTTTTCTACTGTTGCAAGTTGAATGGATTCTATTTTACGCCAATCTATTACCGTTTTTACAGTAGTAGGAGAAAAATAATAAGGTAAGAAATCTGGATATGGTCTAGGAAGTGTTACTAATTTTGTAGTACGTAAGGTGTCTAATTTCACCACATATATTCCTTTTTTCTCTGTCATTTCTACAATAGCACCAAATGCAGTTCCATCGTTCCCTACTAATGCTATTTCAATTTTTTGTGGTGTATCTACCAATGCATTTCCTATTATTTCAAGTTGTGTATAATTACCAATTGTTGTATTACTTGTTTTTAATGTATTACCAAAATAATAACGCAATGCATAATTAGGTACTGTATTTCCTAAATCGGTTGGTATACTATCCAGATTAATCTTCAGGGCATCTTTAGCAGTTCGGAAATTTGGTGCTAAAGTTACATTAGTATTCCATGTTTTATTTAGTTTCTCAAAATCTTTTGAAGCATCAAAAAGTGTAATCGAAGACAAAGGAGCAATTATCCTCGTTTCGTACATTTCTGTTGATGTAAAATCCCAATCAGAAGGTTTACCTTTTATGGCATTTGGGAAAGTGATTACAGTGTTGTTTACATCTGCTACAATAAAATAATTAAAATAGCCTTCTCCAATATCATCTTTAGGAATTTCTACATCATATGTATATCCTTTTAAGTGTTTTAAAGTGTATTCTTTTTGCTGATGATTTGTATATCCTATCAACTTTAAACTGTGCGGTAATGTTGTATTTACTAGCGTTGCTTCTATAGTAAATGAGGTATCTGAGAACACTTCTTTTTTTGGTGAATGCACTACTGTAAAGTTTTCGAATTCTGATTTAGGAGCATAGTATTCTCCGACTTTAATAGCCCCAAAATTACTTTCGGCCGTCCATTTATGCTTCTTCCCTTTTTTAGCTAAGATGTATGTTCCCGGATAAACCGTAAAAGTATGTTTTTCTGCAGTACTTGATAATTGATTATTCTCATTTACTGCCTTTACTGTAAAATCGTTACCTAGTTGTGGTAGTTTTACCGACATCTCCCAATTGTTCCAAATAATTTCTGCTACCTTTTTCTTTAAACTATTTTTACCATAAGGATTCTTTGTAATTAAAACATCTGGCTGTACCTCTAAACGCCAAACCCCTGTTTCTAATTCATCTAAAAAATATGCCCCTGTTCCTTCATAATCAATAAGTTTTGAACTCCCCACTCCTGCAATTTCCTTTAGTTGCTTTACTTTCTTAGGTGATGTTATTGTTGAGTTTGTATAAAAGAATTTTTCATCAGACATATATTCAACCAAGTCTTTATCATAAGAGATAGATACGTTCCCAAATGTTGTGTTTTCTGGGAAAGCTCCATAACTTTTATACATTGGCATCTCGTGAAATATCTCGCTACAAATTTTTAAACTTAAAGCTTTGTGTGGAGTATATGAAAGATTCATATAATGAGTGTTGTATTCTGTATTTTTATTGGCTAAAAACGTTGGGTCATAAGCAAATTGTGTTGCCCATTGGATACCCGCAGTTCTAAAACTTCTTGCCATTGCAGGGTATATATATGCTTTATGAGTATCTGCTGGATCAAATTCATATACTATTTTTGCATGGCTTTTAAATGCTTTATTATTTGCAAAAGGTATTTTATAGTTGTCTGCATTGGGCAATAAATTCCCTCCTAATTCTGCTTCTGAAACCAAGTTTGTAGGGTACCATTGGAATGTACCTCCATCAATACCTGCATTATAATACGCATCTACTAATTCTATACTATGACTAACGTTATAAAGTATAGGTTTTAAGCAGCCTGTATTTTTCATGGACTCCACCATAGTAGAAATATAGGCAGTTACTTGTTCTGGAGTACCTACATGATGTGGCTCATTACTTACTTCAAACGCAACAATACTTGGCTCATTTTTGTAGGCAATACCTGTATATTTATTTTTATGATTTAAAAATTGAGCTAAATAGTTAGCCTGTGCTTTTATGGCTGCTGCATTTGTTAAACATGCTTCCTTTCCATATTTATGAGAGAAACCTGGAGAATACGTATCTTTCTCTGGCCAACCATTTCCCCAGAATGCTATGGGAGTAATTAAGCAGTTAATATTTCTCTTTTTTAACTCTGCTACTAGGTAATCAAATAACTCTAAGTGCTCATTTTCTAAAATATTCCCTAAAGAATCACTAATTTCTGTATCCCAAACATGTACTCTATAGGCATCAAAACCTAGTCTAGAGAAGTGGTAGATATCATTATCAATTGCTTCTTTTAGGTTAACACCTAATTTCTTAGAAGACCGGTAAGCATGTGCAAAAGGACCTGTGTAATTTACACCAAACCCCTTCACTTCAGTAGTATTTGGCCAGCGCATAACTCCCTCTTTATCTACATAAACATCTTTTTTTTCTTGTCCAAAAAGGTTAGCTGTTAGTAATGTACATAAAAGGTATATATATAATTTATTCATTTCGATTTCAGTTTTTAAAAAGATACTTAGAACATTACTCTTTCTGTAAAAAAGCTTTCTAAAAAAAGAGTAGTTCTAAAAATGCTTCTTGTCTAAGTTTATAAACCAGTGTATTCGTAAGTCATGTAGTCAAAAATGCTAGTTGCATTTCCATTATAATCAAAGAAGGCACAATTTTCCCAAGAAGAACCCGTTCCCCATAACGTTTTAATAGGCACAGCTATCCAAGCAGGTTCCCAATAAATTACTCCTAATGCTCCTGCATTTATCATACTCTGCGTAAACGACTTCATTAAATTTAGATGACCTTCTGGAGTATATGGATAGCCTTGAACTATATCTCCATACCCAAAAATATTATTGTAATCATCATCTGCTTCTGTAGTCCAAGGGTAAGCAATTTCTACTATCATTACCTCCTTATTAAATTTGCTTTTAATGCCTTTTACAGTAGTTTCCATTTGATTAAATGCAATTGTATTGTGCCAAATTGGATAATAAGAAATCCCAATAATATCAAAATTTACGGCATCGTCTCCACTCGTAATGTTCTCAAACCACCATTCTATATTTTTTGGATCAGCAACATGTAAAATTGTTTTTGTAGTTGTTAAGGCCGTATCGTTAACAGCATGTACAGCAGATATTGCACTGCTTAAAACTGTTTTCAAATTTGCCCAATTCCCATCGCAAACGTTACATTTAGGGAAAGTATTTGATGCATCAGTATACATCATTCCACAATTCGTCTCGTTCCCAATTTGCACAAAACTTGGCATTAACCCTTTGCTGTTTAAATAAGTAAGCGTGCTGAAAGTGTAGTTATATATAGAGTCTGATAATACACTTAAACTCTCAATATTTTTCCAAGCTTCTGGAACATGTTGTTTATCTGGGTCTGCCCAAGTATCTGAATAATGAAAATCCAATACTACTTCCATGCCTTTTGCTTTGGCTTCAACCATTGCTTTTTCTACATCAGCAAGATCACTGTATAGTTTTGCCTCTTGATCATTGTCTAAACTTTGACTCCATTTAGGTGTATGCCATAACCTTAAACGAACTAGATTAGTGCCCCTATCAGCAAAAATCTGATAGGGGTTTTCTTGTCTATTGTCAACTTTATACTGTCCGCCTTCATCAAGAATTTGATTTACATAAGACAAGTCTGCTCCAAAATAGAATGAGTTTTCTGTTGTTGAATCAGAAGGAATAAGTGACTCTTCCCCAATAGATTCCGTTATTTCTTTTGCTTCAGAACAGCTCATTATTAAAACTGTTACAAAAAGGCTTATCA is a genomic window of Flammeovirga pectinis containing:
- a CDS encoding glycoside hydrolase family 5 protein; this translates as MNKLYIYLLCTLLTANLFGQEKKDVYVDKEGVMRWPNTTEVKGFGVNYTGPFAHAYRSSKKLGVNLKEAIDNDIYHFSRLGFDAYRVHVWDTEISDSLGNILENEHLELFDYLVAELKKRNINCLITPIAFWGNGWPEKDTYSPGFSHKYGKEACLTNAAAIKAQANYLAQFLNHKNKYTGIAYKNEPSIVAFEVSNEPHHVGTPEQVTAYISTMVESMKNTGCLKPILYNVSHSIELVDAYYNAGIDGGTFQWYPTNLVSEAELGGNLLPNADNYKIPFANNKAFKSHAKIVYEFDPADTHKAYIYPAMARSFRTAGIQWATQFAYDPTFLANKNTEYNTHYMNLSYTPHKALSLKICSEIFHEMPMYKSYGAFPENTTFGNVSISYDKDLVEYMSDEKFFYTNSTITSPKKVKQLKEIAGVGSSKLIDYEGTGAYFLDELETGVWRLEVQPDVLITKNPYGKNSLKKKVAEIIWNNWEMSVKLPQLGNDFTVKAVNENNQLSSTAEKHTFTVYPGTYILAKKGKKHKWTAESNFGAIKVGEYYAPKSEFENFTVVHSPKKEVFSDTSFTIEATLVNTTLPHSLKLIGYTNHQQKEYTLKHLKGYTYDVEIPKDDIGEGYFNYFIVADVNNTVITFPNAIKGKPSDWDFTSTEMYETRIIAPLSSITLFDASKDFEKLNKTWNTNVTLAPNFRTAKDALKINLDSIPTDLGNTVPNYALRYYFGNTLKTSNTTIGNYTQLEIIGNALVDTPQKIEIALVGNDGTAFGAIVEMTEKKGIYVVKLDTLRTTKLVTLPRPYPDFLPYYFSPTTVKTVIDWRKIESIQLATVEKHCQINIESIRLVYATSSFSSL
- a CDS encoding glycoside hydrolase family 53 protein, translating into MNYKNLMISLFVTVLIMSCSEAKEITESIGEESLIPSDSTTENSFYFGADLSYVNQILDEGGQYKVDNRQENPYQIFADRGTNLVRLRLWHTPKWSQSLDNDQEAKLYSDLADVEKAMVEAKAKGMEVVLDFHYSDTWADPDKQHVPEAWKNIESLSVLSDSIYNYTFSTLTYLNSKGLMPSFVQIGNETNCGMMYTDASNTFPKCNVCDGNWANLKTVLSSAISAVHAVNDTALTTTKTILHVADPKNIEWWFENITSGDDAVNFDIIGISYYPIWHNTIAFNQMETTVKGIKSKFNKEVMIVEIAYPWTTEADDDYNNIFGYGDIVQGYPYTPEGHLNLMKSFTQSMINAGALGVIYWEPAWIAVPIKTLWGTGSSWENCAFFDYNGNATSIFDYMTYEYTGL